The Quadrisphaera sp. RL12-1S genome has a segment encoding these proteins:
- a CDS encoding FMN-binding protein produces MTSSHDRHDTRAARRNVVWGMSSLSVLVLLFGYHTSTEQASAAAAPATGTTSGSATRTTTGTTGASSSATSSTSTSTSTSASSSTAATTVTGQAVPTRYGPVQVQLTVTGGKVTAVDVLQRPDSNGRDQEINARALPILVSETLSAQSAQIDMVSGATYTSDGYTRSLQSALDQAGIA; encoded by the coding sequence ATGACCTCCTCGCACGACCGCCACGACACCCGCGCGGCCCGCCGCAACGTGGTCTGGGGCATGAGCAGCCTGAGCGTCCTGGTGCTGCTGTTCGGCTACCACACCTCCACCGAGCAGGCCTCCGCCGCAGCCGCCCCCGCCACGGGGACCACCTCGGGGTCGGCCACCCGGACGACGACGGGGACGACGGGCGCGAGCAGCAGCGCGACCAGCAGCACCTCCACCAGCACGTCCACCAGCGCCTCCAGCAGCACAGCGGCCACCACGGTCACCGGCCAGGCGGTGCCGACCCGCTACGGACCGGTGCAGGTGCAGCTGACGGTGACCGGCGGGAAGGTCACCGCCGTCGACGTGCTGCAGCGCCCCGACAGCAACGGCAGGGACCAGGAGATCAACGCCCGCGCGCTGCCGATCCTCGTCAGCGAGACCCTGTCCGCGCAGAGCGCGCAGATCGACATGGTCAGCGGCGCCACCTACACCAGCGACGGCTACACCAGGTCCCTGCAGAGCGCCCTCGACCAGGCGGGGATCGCGTGA
- a CDS encoding ArsR/SmtB family transcription factor, producing MREGQQTCGRLPDSDYVELAVEVFSMLADATRVRILLALKDAGELSVNHLAEVVDRSPASVSQHLAKLRLARIVTTRGDGVRVFYRLANEHVPQLVSDAIFQAEHALGGTPRHHHAEPARSDAGEPPATA from the coding sequence GTGCGCGAGGGCCAGCAGACGTGCGGACGTCTTCCTGACAGCGACTACGTCGAGCTGGCCGTCGAGGTCTTCTCGATGCTGGCCGACGCCACGCGCGTGCGGATCCTGCTGGCCCTCAAGGACGCCGGTGAGCTGTCCGTCAACCACCTCGCCGAGGTGGTGGACAGGTCTCCGGCGTCGGTCTCGCAGCACCTGGCCAAGCTGCGCCTGGCGCGCATCGTCACCACCCGTGGTGATGGCGTGCGCGTGTTCTACCGGCTGGCCAACGAGCACGTGCCGCAGCTGGTGAGCGACGCGATCTTCCAGGCCGAGCACGCCCTGGGCGGCACCCCGCGCCACCACCACGCCGAGCCGGCCCGCTCCGACGCGGGGGAACCGCCCGCGACAGCCTGA
- a CDS encoding response regulator transcription factor, which produces MVPTTPPPASSGVAPIPRGGAPLRADGTPGRVLVVDDEPDLADVLSTVLRGEGYEVAVAHTGSAAVRVAGSFRPDAVVLDVMLPDLDGFSVLEHLRRADPGVAVLFLTARSALEDRVTGIRLGGDDYLTKPFHLEEVVVRLHGLLRRTVAVTGAGAGSGEGGAAGRQLVFEDLRLDEDTHEVFRGEDPPVRIELTATEFELLRLLARTPRKVLSKQVILAEVWQQDLGRDAHVVELYISYLRRKVDAGRTPLIHTVRGVGYVLRTPQ; this is translated from the coding sequence ATGGTTCCCACGACACCCCCGCCGGCGAGCAGCGGCGTGGCGCCCATCCCGCGCGGCGGTGCGCCGCTGCGGGCTGACGGGACACCGGGACGCGTGCTGGTGGTCGACGACGAGCCGGACCTGGCCGACGTCCTGTCCACGGTGCTGCGCGGGGAGGGCTACGAGGTGGCGGTCGCGCACACCGGCAGCGCGGCGGTGCGGGTGGCGGGGTCGTTCCGCCCCGACGCGGTGGTCCTCGACGTCATGCTGCCCGACCTCGACGGGTTCTCCGTGCTGGAGCACCTGCGCCGCGCGGACCCGGGCGTCGCCGTCCTCTTCCTCACCGCACGGTCGGCGCTGGAGGACCGGGTCACGGGCATCCGGCTGGGCGGGGACGACTACCTCACCAAGCCGTTCCACCTCGAGGAGGTGGTGGTGCGCCTGCACGGCCTGCTGCGGCGCACCGTCGCCGTCACGGGTGCGGGCGCCGGGAGCGGGGAGGGCGGCGCGGCGGGGCGGCAGCTGGTGTTCGAGGACCTGCGCCTGGACGAGGACACCCACGAGGTGTTCCGCGGCGAGGACCCGCCGGTCCGCATCGAGCTGACGGCCACGGAGTTCGAGCTGCTGCGCCTGCTGGCGCGCACGCCGCGCAAGGTGCTGTCCAAGCAGGTGATCCTCGCGGAGGTCTGGCAGCAGGACCTGGGCCGGGACGCGCACGTCGTGGAGCTCTACATCAGCTACCTGCGCCGCAAGGTGGACGCCGGCCGCACCCCGCTCATCCACACCGTGCGCGGGGTCGGGTACGTCTTGCGGACGCCGCAGTGA
- a CDS encoding sensor histidine kinase, protein MSRRQRERPTLSGRLTAALVVLVLAVAAVTGVGTVVVVRSALLSQLDAQLAGAGGRYSREIDGRPDGDGDDGGGRSSGQDSRSQGGPVTGVGQGQGVGTLGVVLRDGAVVQAAVVAQDGEVVPAELDSRSTAALTALRPGDGARTVDLEGLGDYRVRVITDDGLVQVTGLPLTSVGAVLRKVVVAELLLGLLAAAVGGAVTAVVVRRGLRPLAAVSATAQSITELPLAGSAAGLPGPVTAPGSTREVHRVSSAVDAMVEHVRAALLVRDREEERRRRFMADASHELRTPLAVVQAHVEQALRSDGNGNGKGNGEGDGSGGVARASLQRIGVASERMAHLVDDLLLLAHLDAGRPLGREQVPLSLLVLEDLVDARAAGPDHAWSADLPEEPIDVPGDRQRLHQVVAGLLSNARRHTPPGTAVLVTAREVEADGGRWAQLDVADDGPGVPAELRARVFDRFTRADDARSGGGSGLGLAIARGIARAHGGDLALVPSARGTTFRLTLPLSEDPPAGPPAGPPTGPVRSDSSHERPSLRGS, encoded by the coding sequence GTGAGCCGTCGCCAGCGCGAGCGCCCGACGCTGTCCGGGCGCCTCACCGCCGCGCTCGTGGTGCTCGTGCTCGCGGTGGCCGCGGTGACGGGGGTGGGCACGGTGGTGGTGGTGCGCTCCGCGCTGCTGTCGCAGCTGGACGCGCAGCTGGCGGGAGCGGGTGGTCGGTACTCCCGGGAGATCGACGGCCGCCCCGACGGTGACGGGGACGACGGCGGCGGGCGCAGCAGCGGCCAGGACTCCCGCTCGCAGGGCGGACCGGTCACGGGCGTCGGGCAGGGGCAGGGCGTCGGCACGCTGGGGGTGGTCCTGCGGGACGGGGCGGTGGTCCAGGCGGCCGTGGTCGCCCAGGACGGCGAGGTGGTCCCCGCCGAGCTCGACAGCCGGTCCACCGCCGCGCTCACCGCGCTGCGGCCCGGGGACGGCGCGCGCACCGTGGACCTGGAGGGCCTGGGCGACTACCGGGTGCGCGTCATCACCGACGACGGCCTGGTGCAGGTGACGGGGCTGCCGCTGACGTCCGTCGGGGCGGTGCTGCGCAAGGTGGTGGTGGCCGAGCTGCTGCTGGGTCTGCTCGCCGCGGCCGTGGGCGGTGCGGTGACCGCCGTGGTGGTGCGCCGGGGGTTGCGCCCGCTGGCGGCGGTCTCGGCCACCGCCCAGTCCATCACCGAGCTGCCGCTGGCGGGCTCGGCCGCGGGGCTGCCCGGTCCGGTGACGGCGCCGGGGTCCACCCGCGAGGTGCACCGCGTCAGCAGCGCCGTGGACGCCATGGTGGAGCACGTGCGCGCCGCCCTGCTGGTGCGCGACCGCGAGGAGGAGCGCCGTCGCCGGTTCATGGCCGACGCCAGCCACGAGCTGCGCACGCCGCTGGCGGTGGTGCAGGCCCACGTCGAGCAGGCCCTGCGTTCGGACGGCAACGGCAACGGCAAGGGGAACGGAGAAGGGGACGGGAGCGGTGGCGTGGCTCGGGCGTCGCTGCAGCGGATCGGCGTGGCCAGCGAGCGGATGGCCCACCTCGTGGACGACCTGCTGCTGCTCGCCCACCTCGACGCCGGCCGCCCGCTCGGGCGCGAGCAGGTGCCGCTGAGCCTGCTGGTGCTGGAGGACCTCGTGGACGCGCGCGCCGCCGGCCCGGACCACGCGTGGAGCGCGGACCTGCCCGAGGAGCCGATCGACGTGCCCGGGGACCGCCAGCGCCTGCACCAGGTGGTGGCGGGCCTGCTGTCCAACGCCCGCCGCCACACCCCGCCCGGCACCGCGGTGCTCGTCACCGCCCGCGAGGTGGAGGCCGACGGCGGGCGCTGGGCCCAGCTGGACGTCGCCGACGACGGGCCGGGTGTGCCCGCCGAGCTGCGGGCGCGCGTCTTCGACAGGTTCACGCGCGCCGACGACGCCCGCAGCGGCGGCGGCAGCGGGCTGGGGCTGGCCATCGCCCGGGGGATCGCTCGCGCCCACGGCGGGGACCTCGCGCTGGTGCCGTCCGCGCGCGGGACCACCTTCCGGCTGACGCTGCCGCTGTCGGAGGACCCGCCGGCAGGACCGCCGGCAGGACCGCCGACCGGACCGGTGCGCTCGGACTCCTCTCACGAACGGCCCAGTCTGAGAGGTTCTTGA
- a CDS encoding ferredoxin reductase family protein: MSALQTWLAPGAQRTRVDIGRRAQWDARVRLGVLAGVWGSLLLVTYWWVTGGGVQGLAGWADGLTSLGRLTGLLASDLLLLQVLLMARVPVVEKAFGQERLARTHRLVGFTSFTAMLAHVGLITWGYAAGELGAVPGTLWDLTVSYPGMLLAAAGTACLVMVVVTSVKAARKRLRYESWHLLHLYAYAGVGLALPHQLWTGQDFLASTARTVFWWGLWTACAGSVVVWRLALPLWRSARYRLRVSSVVDEGDGVVSVHMTARRAAGLAAEAGQFFTFRFLSGAGWTRGHPYSLSAAPDGRSLRISVKEVGDGSRGLRRLRPGTRVLVEGPYGRLSARARTRRKVALIGAGVGVTPLRALAEGLDYAPGEVVLVHRYKGQALFERELQALADRRGLEVVWMPGRRRAPGSWLGDGIAPVSDTAALLQWVPDIAERDLFVCGPEEWARDVVASARAAGLPPENTHVESFGW, translated from the coding sequence ATGAGCGCGCTGCAGACGTGGCTGGCGCCCGGCGCCCAGCGCACCCGCGTGGACATCGGCCGGCGCGCGCAGTGGGACGCCCGCGTGCGCCTCGGCGTGCTCGCGGGCGTGTGGGGCAGCCTGCTGCTGGTCACGTACTGGTGGGTCACCGGTGGCGGCGTGCAGGGCCTGGCCGGGTGGGCCGACGGCCTCACCTCGCTGGGACGCCTGACCGGTCTGCTGGCCTCGGACCTGCTGCTCCTGCAGGTGCTGCTCATGGCCCGCGTGCCCGTGGTGGAGAAGGCCTTCGGGCAGGAGCGGCTCGCCCGCACCCACCGCCTGGTCGGCTTCACGTCGTTCACGGCGATGCTCGCCCACGTCGGGCTCATCACGTGGGGCTACGCGGCCGGGGAGCTGGGCGCTGTGCCGGGCACGCTGTGGGACCTCACCGTCAGCTACCCGGGGATGCTGCTGGCCGCCGCCGGCACCGCGTGCCTGGTCATGGTGGTGGTGACCAGCGTCAAGGCCGCCCGCAAGCGGCTGCGGTACGAGTCCTGGCACCTGCTGCACCTGTACGCCTACGCCGGGGTCGGCCTGGCCCTGCCGCACCAGCTGTGGACCGGCCAGGACTTCCTCGCGTCTACCGCCCGCACGGTGTTCTGGTGGGGCCTGTGGACCGCCTGCGCCGGCAGCGTGGTCGTGTGGCGCCTCGCCCTCCCGCTGTGGCGCAGCGCCCGCTACCGCCTGCGCGTCTCGTCCGTGGTGGACGAGGGCGACGGCGTGGTCTCGGTGCACATGACCGCCCGCCGCGCCGCAGGCCTGGCCGCCGAGGCCGGGCAGTTCTTCACCTTCCGCTTCCTGTCCGGCGCCGGCTGGACCCGCGGGCACCCGTACTCGCTCTCGGCCGCGCCGGACGGCCGCTCTCTGCGCATCTCCGTCAAGGAGGTGGGCGACGGCAGCCGCGGCCTGCGCCGCCTGCGACCCGGCACCCGCGTGCTGGTGGAGGGCCCCTACGGGCGGCTCAGCGCCCGCGCCCGCACCCGCCGGAAGGTGGCGCTCATCGGCGCCGGCGTGGGGGTGACCCCGCTGCGCGCGCTCGCCGAGGGCCTCGACTACGCCCCCGGTGAGGTGGTGCTCGTGCACCGCTACAAGGGGCAGGCGCTGTTCGAGCGCGAGCTGCAGGCCCTCGCCGACCGGCGCGGCCTGGAGGTGGTGTGGATGCCCGGACGGCGCCGCGCGCCCGGCTCGTGGCTCGGTGACGGCATCGCTCCGGTGAGCGACACCGCGGCGCTCCTGCAGTGGGTGCCCGACATCGCCGAGCGCGACCTGTTCGTCTGCGGCCCCGAGGAGTGGGCCCGCGACGTGGTCGCCAGCGCCCGCGCCGCGGGACTGCCCCCCGAGAACACCCACGTCGAGAGCTTCGGATGGTGA
- a CDS encoding sulfite exporter TauE/SafE family protein — protein MSPLALVTASAAAFALALLSAVSGFGGGVLLLPVFTGLFGLRVAVPALTLVQLVSNGSRVAFNRDEVRWPLVGWFALGAVPLAVVGGLLLAQAPLAPLQRVLGVFLLAVVAWRRWRAHRERPPRAPGERAFVAVGAASGLGSALLGSVGPLTAPFFLAVGLTRAAYIGTEAASAVVVHVAKLGAYGAGDLLTSRVLLLGLVLSPASLAGAWVGRRVVGPLSERAFVVVVEVALVAAGALFLLGA, from the coding sequence GTGAGCCCGCTCGCCCTCGTCACGGCGTCGGCCGCGGCGTTCGCCCTGGCGCTGCTGTCGGCGGTGTCGGGCTTCGGCGGCGGCGTGCTGCTCCTGCCGGTGTTCACCGGCCTGTTCGGGCTGCGGGTGGCGGTGCCCGCCCTGACGCTCGTGCAGCTGGTGAGCAACGGCTCCCGGGTGGCGTTCAACCGCGACGAGGTGCGGTGGCCGCTGGTGGGCTGGTTCGCCCTCGGGGCGGTGCCGCTGGCGGTGGTGGGCGGGCTGCTGCTCGCGCAGGCGCCGCTCGCGCCGCTGCAGCGGGTGCTCGGGGTGTTCCTGCTGGCCGTGGTGGCGTGGCGCCGGTGGCGCGCCCACCGCGAGCGCCCGCCGCGGGCGCCGGGGGAGCGGGCCTTCGTGGCCGTGGGCGCGGCCTCGGGGCTGGGGTCGGCGCTGCTGGGGTCGGTGGGCCCCCTGACGGCGCCGTTCTTCCTGGCCGTGGGCCTGACGCGGGCGGCGTACATCGGCACGGAGGCGGCCAGTGCGGTGGTGGTGCACGTGGCCAAGCTGGGGGCCTACGGCGCGGGGGACCTGCTGACGAGCCGCGTGCTGCTGCTGGGGCTGGTGCTGTCCCCGGCGTCGCTGGCGGGCGCGTGGGTGGGACGGCGAGTGGTGGGGCCGCTCTCGGAGCGCGCGTTCGTGGTGGTGGTCGAGGTGGCGCTGGTGGCCGCCGGAGCGCTGTTCCTCCTCGGCGCCTGA